Below is a window of candidate division KSB1 bacterium DNA.
GCCCGATGTTCCTTCACTGCGCGGCAGATAAACCCTACCCCGTCGCCGAGGTCGACTCCCTTCTGGAGTTTCTCGCAGAGTCTTTCGCATTCCTCCGTGGGGATACGGCCCGCTCGCCGGTCGACGATCTTGCCATCGGGGCCCAGGGTGCAGAAGTTGATCCGCACCGCTACGTCGGACGGCGTTAGCTCCATCCCGATCCCTGCCGCCTCCAGAACCCCCCGCCCGATGTTGTTCTCGATCGGGTCATATCCGAAGAGGGCGAAATGGGCGGGTCCGCTGCCCGGGGTGACACCCGGTAGGATCGGATCCATCAGGCCGCAACTTCCTCTGCGAGCAAGCAAATTCAGGTTTGGGCGACGCGCCACGTGGAGTTCTGTCCCATCTTTGCCAGGGATCGCCAGGCCTCCGATCCCGTCGAGCACCAGCAGGACGATCTTGGAGTCATTGGGTACCACCAGTTCCTCGATGACGCGATAGTCCATCTCCACCTCCGAACTCGCTCTGTTTCTCCACCGGGTTCAGGTCTCAAGCTTACCTGTCATTTACGAAAAACAAGCCTAATTTTCAACCCCCATTCCCGCGAACCAGTACCAATAGATCTACCGACCGCCTTGCAGCCTCCCTCCGATTTGTTTACCTTCCGTAGGGTCAAACCCGTTGGAGTCTCACCTCGCCCCGGTTCCCCGGTGGCGGGCGGACAACTTCTCCTCAACTCGTTCGCAATTGCAAAACCTTTCGTGCGAGGTTGGGGCCATGAGGGAGGAAGCCATCCACTTTCGGCTGAACGGAGAGGACGTGCAGGTCCGGGTCGCCCCCAATCGAATGCTCCTCTGGGTACTGCGGACGGAGTTCGGGCTCACGGGTACCAAGTACGGCTGCGGTGTGGGCGTCTGCGGCGCCTGTACGGTGGTGGTGAACGGCGAGGCAGTCCGGTCCTGTCAGACCCCCATCGGCTCGGTACGCGGCAAGGAGGTGCTTACCATCGAGGGGCTGGGGAAAGAGGGGCGCCTACATCCTCTCCAACAGGCCTTTGTAGAGCACGACGCCCTCCAGTGCGGGTACTGTACCCCCGGCATGATCATGTCCGCGTACGCCCTTCTCCTGAAAAACCCGCGGCCCACGCGCGCGGAGATTATCGCCTGGATGGACGGCAATCTTTGCCGTTGCGGAGCGCACCCCCGGATCGTCCGGGCCATCGAATCGCTGGCCGAAAGGAAGTGAGGAGCAGCCATGGAAGCCGCAGAAATCGATCTCGAACTGGACGCTGTAGGGCCCGGCCTAAGGAAGCCCCTTAGCCGCCGCGACTTTCTCCGCCTCGGCGGCGGCATCCTGGTGCTGTTCAGCTTTCCGCGCGTCGTGGGGGAAGGGACAGCACAGCCCCGTACGCTTCCGGATGACTTCAATGCCTTTCTCCGCATCGCCGAGGACGGGACGGTCAGCTGCTTCACGGGCAAGATCGAGATGGGACAGGGGGTCATCACCTCCCTCGCCCAGATGCTGGCGGAAGAGCTGGACGTGCCCTTCGACAGGGTCAAGATGGTCATGGGGGACACCGACCTCTGTCCCTGGGACATGGGCACCTTCGGGTCGATGACCACTCGCTTCTTCGGCCCTCCCCTGCGAAAAGCTGGGGCCGAGGCGAGGCAGGCTATCCTCGAGCTTGCCGCCGAGCGCTTCGGTCTTCCGGTGGACGATCTGTCCACGGCGGACGGCACCGTCTTCGTGCGTCGAGATCCAACGCGGCGCCTGACCTACGGAGAGCTCGTGCAGGGCAGGAGAATCGAGCGGCGTGTTCGGACCGAGGCGCACTTGAAACGGCCGTCCGAGTTTCGGATCATGGGCAGGCCGCACGGTCGCACCGACGCAGTGGCAAAGGTAACCGGCCAAGCTCAGTACGCCGCCGATATCCGCCTACCGGGCATGCTATACGCCTGTCTCCTCCGCCCGCCAGCTCATGGGGCTCGCCTTCTCTCCGTGGACACAAAGGGGGCGAGATCCGTTCCCGGCGCCATCGTGATCGAGCAGGATGGCCTGGTGGCCGTCCTCCATGAAAAACCCGACATGGCTGAGGAGGCGCTGCGGAGGATCGAAGCGCGCTTCGAAATTCCGAAGGCCACTGTGGACCACGAGACTATCTTCGCCCATCTGCTCAAAGTGGCGCCCGAGGGAGAGACGTTGGCGGAAGGCGGCAACCTGGAGGAGGGAATCCGTCTTGCAGCCCATCGCTTCTCCGAGACCTACTGGAACGACTACGTAGCCCATGCCGCCATCGAAACCCACGCGGCAGTGGCAGAAATGAAGGATGGCAAGCTGACGGTATGGGCCTCAACCCAAACCCCCTTCCCTCTCCGGGAACAGATCGCCCGTGAGCTGGACCTCCCCCCGGAACGGGTCCGGGTAATCACCCCATTCGTGGGCGGAGGGTTTGGAGGCAAGTCCGCCAATCAGCAGGCTCTCGAGGCCGCGCGGCTGGCGAAACTGATCGGCCGGCCGGTTCAGGTCAGCTGGCGACGCCAGGAGGAGTTCTTCTTTGACACCTTCCGACCGGCGGCGATTGTGAAGATCGATGCCGGTACCACACACGACGGTTATCTGTGCTACTGGGACTACCACGTGTACTACGCCGGTAGCCGCGGCGCCGAGCACTTTTATTCCATACCTCACCACCGCACCGTAGCGCACGGTCGAGGCTGGCAGGGGAATCCGGGGTCTCATCCCTTCGCGACCGGACCTTGGCGCGCCCCTTCCAACAATACCAACACCTTTGCCCGGGAGTCCCACATCGACGCCGTAGCGGCTGCCTGCGGCTTGGACCCCGTCGAGTTTCGCCTGCGCCATCTAAAAGATGAGAGAATGCGGCGCCTTTTGGAGGTCGCCGCCAAGGAGTTTGGCTGGAGGTCAGCTGTCCACCCAACTGGCCTGGGGCTGGGCGTAGCGTGCGGGATGGATTCGGGAACCTACGTCGTCACGATGGCTGAGGTCAGCGTGGACCCTCAGACCGGACAGATTCGAGTAAAACGCGTACTTGCGGCCCAGGACATGGGTATCTGTGTCAACCCGGACGGAGCTCGTCTTCAGATGGAAGGCTGCGTCATGATGGGCCTTGGCTACGCCCTTACGGAAATGATCAACTTCCGGGGCGGAGAGATTCTCGATCGCAACTTCGACACGTACGAGATCCCGCGCTTTTCCTGGCTGCCTGAGATCGAAACGATCATCGTTCCCAACAACGGCATCGAACCGCAGGGCGGGGGCGAGCCGGCCATCATCACGATGGGGGCTGTCATAGCCAATGCCGTTTACGACGCCACCGGAGCTCGACTTTGCCGACTGCCGATGAGACCGGAGCGCGTGAAGGCCGCATTGGCGAGGCTGCGACGCGAATGATTCGACCCTGCGGCACTTCCGGTGGCTCTTCCAAGCAGGAGGCGGGGCTGGCCACGTCCGGCCAAGATAGCAGCCCGGCCGGAGCGCGGGCGGCGTGGCGCAAGACCCGTGCAGCGCTGGAGATCGCGAAAGGAAACACGGGGCCCTCGTTCGATGCTGACCAGGCGTAAAGCCGGTGGGAAGGGACACCCAGACCTACGGACTCCTCACCTCAGCCGCGGGCTCCTCACCCTTGGGCTCACGATCGGGCTATGGTACCTACCGGCGGCGGCCCAGGTTGTGGAGTTGTACCGGGATCACTGGGGCTGGGAGTTCGTAGAGCGGCTCAAGGTGCAGGGTCTGATCAGTCCCCTGCTCACCTCCGTGGGGCCTGGGCTGCGCGGAGATGTAGCGGAGGGGCTACGAAGCGCGTGGCGATCCCTCGCGGAGGATCCAACCCTCCTTTCTGCTACGGAAAGAGCCCTCTTGGCGCAGCTCTCCTCCGACTTTTCTGAAGAGCTACTTTCCGCTGGGAGAAAGAGCCCGGCCCTTCCTTCCGAACGCCACCTGATCGCGATCTCGGACAGTACACTGCACGCTCGTCTCGATCTTCTGCTACGCCAGGAAGTACA
It encodes the following:
- a CDS encoding molybdopterin-dependent oxidoreductase, with amino-acid sequence MEAAEIDLELDAVGPGLRKPLSRRDFLRLGGGILVLFSFPRVVGEGTAQPRTLPDDFNAFLRIAEDGTVSCFTGKIEMGQGVITSLAQMLAEELDVPFDRVKMVMGDTDLCPWDMGTFGSMTTRFFGPPLRKAGAEARQAILELAAERFGLPVDDLSTADGTVFVRRDPTRRLTYGELVQGRRIERRVRTEAHLKRPSEFRIMGRPHGRTDAVAKVTGQAQYAADIRLPGMLYACLLRPPAHGARLLSVDTKGARSVPGAIVIEQDGLVAVLHEKPDMAEEALRRIEARFEIPKATVDHETIFAHLLKVAPEGETLAEGGNLEEGIRLAAHRFSETYWNDYVAHAAIETHAAVAEMKDGKLTVWASTQTPFPLREQIARELDLPPERVRVITPFVGGGFGGKSANQQALEAARLAKLIGRPVQVSWRRQEEFFFDTFRPAAIVKIDAGTTHDGYLCYWDYHVYYAGSRGAEHFYSIPHHRTVAHGRGWQGNPGSHPFATGPWRAPSNNTNTFARESHIDAVAAACGLDPVEFRLRHLKDERMRRLLEVAAKEFGWRSAVHPTGLGLGVACGMDSGTYVVTMAEVSVDPQTGQIRVKRVLAAQDMGICVNPDGARLQMEGCVMMGLGYALTEMINFRGGEILDRNFDTYEIPRFSWLPEIETIIVPNNGIEPQGGGEPAIITMGAVIANAVYDATGARLCRLPMRPERVKAALARLRRE
- a CDS encoding (2Fe-2S)-binding protein is translated as MREEAIHFRLNGEDVQVRVAPNRMLLWVLRTEFGLTGTKYGCGVGVCGACTVVVNGEAVRSCQTPIGSVRGKEVLTIEGLGKEGRLHPLQQAFVEHDALQCGYCTPGMIMSAYALLLKNPRPTRAEIIAWMDGNLCRCGAHPRIVRAIESLAERK